A window of Shewanella mesophila contains these coding sequences:
- the nrfD gene encoding NrfD/PsrC family molybdoenzyme membrane anchor subunit: MNNTWGDMAQYDPVTWNWIIAVYLFMAGLSAGSILIGIGLRWYSKDKSVESAILKAAAIISPVAISLGLACLVFDLTKPFHFWLILINYNLSSVMSIGVLALLAYSPIGIAYSLIVLRDELPKWKLGFLVPLAHALQPFRKAIEVVLFVLAIGVGAYTGFLISAMNAYPMLNTAVLPALFLVSGLSAGAAANAIGALVMFNTSSHDATLGKMHGLELPVMLSEMMFLFMLFCALYFKGGAAAAALASLTIGVWASVFWIGVVGIGFAIPLLSMLMPAQTRHTKGVMIAVACCSLTGVLALRHFVLYAGQSYIS; encoded by the coding sequence ATGAACAATACATGGGGCGATATGGCGCAATACGATCCGGTAACGTGGAACTGGATCATCGCAGTTTACCTGTTTATGGCAGGTCTGTCGGCGGGGTCGATTCTTATCGGTATCGGACTGCGCTGGTACAGCAAAGATAAGTCAGTAGAGAGCGCAATATTAAAAGCGGCGGCGATTATTAGCCCTGTGGCGATCTCGCTTGGCCTGGCTTGCTTAGTGTTTGATTTAACTAAGCCATTTCATTTCTGGCTGATTCTAATCAACTACAATTTGAGCTCGGTAATGTCGATTGGTGTGCTGGCGCTATTGGCCTACTCGCCCATAGGTATCGCGTACTCTCTAATAGTGCTCCGTGATGAGCTACCTAAATGGAAGCTGGGCTTTTTAGTGCCACTCGCACATGCCTTGCAGCCGTTTAGAAAGGCGATTGAAGTGGTGCTATTTGTGCTCGCTATCGGTGTAGGGGCTTATACTGGCTTCCTGATCTCGGCGATGAATGCCTACCCTATGCTCAATACTGCGGTACTACCGGCGCTATTCTTAGTCTCTGGTTTATCTGCGGGGGCGGCGGCCAATGCCATTGGGGCTTTGGTGATGTTTAATACCAGTAGTCACGACGCAACTCTTGGTAAAATGCATGGGTTAGAACTGCCAGTGATGCTGAGTGAAATGATGTTTCTGTTTATGCTATTTTGCGCACTATATTTCAAAGGTGGGGCAGCCGCAGCCGCGCTAGCCTCGTTGACGATTGGTGTTTGGGCGAGTGTATTCTGGATTGGCGTTGTGGGTATTGGCTTTGCAATTCCCTTACTCTCTATGCTCATGCCTGCTCAGACTCGCCACACCAAAGGCGTGATGATCGCGGTTGC
- a CDS encoding 4Fe-4S dicluster domain-containing protein translates to MSKRYVMVHDENRCIGCQACSVACRSENGTPESVSRLQVRVEGPFGDAPHLHFKYNRVSCQQCENAPCVTVCPTGAAYVGDDGLVSIKADKCVGCMYCVAACPYKVRFMNPETKAADKCNFCKDTRLARGELPACVTVCPTDALIFGDANDPQSDVAKLINTKATYQEKTHLGTQPRVYRIPTKRGGIQS, encoded by the coding sequence ATGAGTAAACGATATGTAATGGTGCACGATGAAAATCGCTGTATTGGTTGCCAAGCTTGCAGTGTTGCTTGCCGAAGCGAAAACGGCACGCCTGAAAGCGTTAGCCGTCTTCAGGTCAGAGTTGAAGGTCCTTTTGGTGATGCGCCGCATCTGCACTTTAAATATAACCGCGTCTCTTGTCAGCAATGTGAAAATGCACCTTGTGTGACTGTGTGTCCAACCGGCGCCGCGTATGTCGGCGATGATGGCTTAGTGTCCATCAAAGCGGATAAGTGTGTTGGCTGTATGTATTGTGTCGCAGCTTGCCCGTATAAAGTGCGCTTTATGAACCCCGAAACCAAGGCGGCTGACAAGTGTAATTTCTGTAAAGATACCCGTTTAGCACGCGGTGAGTTACCCGCTTGTGTGACGGTATGTCCAACTGATGCGCTGATCTTTGGTGATGCCAACGATCCGCAAAGCGATGTCGCAAAACTGATTAATACCAAGGCAACCTATCAGGAGAAGACCCATCTTGGGACTCAACCTAGGGTGTATCGCATTCCAACTAAACGTGGGGGGATCCAGTCATGA